One window from the genome of Pseudobdellovibrionaceae bacterium encodes:
- the gatB gene encoding Asp-tRNA(Asn)/Glu-tRNA(Gln) amidotransferase subunit GatB produces MAFNIPNGWKAVIGLEIHAQLQTVSKMFSVDSAAFGSADNENISAVSMGMPGALPVPNKRAIEFSVKTGLALNCQIRDRSVFARKHYFYPDLPKGYQISQFELPICYEGYVEFLLGDQKKRIRIERAHMEEDAGKSIHDGSQSLINYNRSGVPLLEIVSGPDMGAPEEAAEYARTIRSILQYLDVCDGNLEEGSLRCDCNVSVMKTDETQFRTRVEIKNINSFKFIEKALEFEILRQIDVYEEGGTIVQETRLFDSSKGKTFSMRSKEEAQDYRYFPDPDLLPVYLEQGFIEEIKKNLPELPLKKAERFQQELGLPEYDAHVLIQDRDMAVFFEKAAELSKNPKATSNWIMGELLRRLNEENLEFSQNLIKAEDFAELIVLIDNKTISGKIAKSVFDEMWQSSRSGSPSKSPKDIVASQGLTQITDEGQIEALVQSVLDKNPSQTSEYRSGKTKLFGFFVGQIMRESKGQANPDKVNEILKRLLG; encoded by the coding sequence ATGGCTTTTAATATACCCAATGGATGGAAGGCTGTGATTGGCTTAGAGATTCATGCGCAGTTGCAAACTGTATCGAAGATGTTTTCTGTAGATTCAGCGGCTTTTGGTAGTGCGGACAATGAGAACATCTCTGCGGTGAGTATGGGAATGCCTGGTGCATTGCCTGTTCCAAATAAAAGAGCCATTGAGTTTTCTGTAAAGACGGGTCTAGCACTTAACTGTCAAATCCGAGACAGATCTGTTTTTGCCAGAAAACACTATTTCTATCCAGATTTACCTAAAGGTTACCAGATATCACAATTTGAACTGCCGATCTGTTACGAAGGTTATGTTGAGTTTTTATTGGGTGATCAGAAAAAAAGAATCAGAATTGAGCGAGCCCACATGGAAGAAGACGCAGGAAAATCTATTCACGATGGAAGCCAAAGCTTAATCAATTACAATAGAAGTGGTGTCCCTTTGTTAGAAATAGTATCTGGCCCAGATATGGGGGCCCCCGAAGAAGCGGCGGAATATGCCAGAACTATTCGGTCCATTTTACAGTATCTGGACGTCTGTGATGGAAACTTAGAAGAGGGTTCTTTAAGATGTGATTGCAACGTCAGCGTTATGAAAACCGACGAGACTCAATTTCGTACAAGGGTAGAGATCAAAAATATTAACTCCTTTAAATTTATTGAAAAAGCACTTGAGTTTGAAATCTTAAGACAAATTGACGTCTATGAAGAGGGTGGCACTATTGTTCAAGAAACGCGTTTGTTTGATTCTTCTAAGGGCAAAACGTTTTCTATGCGCAGTAAAGAAGAGGCGCAGGACTATCGGTATTTCCCTGACCCAGATCTATTGCCAGTATATTTGGAGCAAGGCTTTATCGAAGAAATTAAAAAAAATTTACCAGAGCTTCCTCTGAAAAAAGCAGAGCGTTTTCAACAAGAGCTGGGTCTTCCAGAATATGACGCTCATGTTTTGATCCAAGACCGAGATATGGCGGTATTTTTCGAAAAAGCCGCAGAGCTTTCTAAAAACCCTAAAGCGACATCGAATTGGATTATGGGTGAGTTGTTGCGTAGGCTAAATGAAGAAAACTTAGAATTTTCGCAGAACCTTATCAAAGCAGAAGACTTTGCGGAGCTGATTGTTTTGATCGATAACAAAACCATATCAGGCAAGATCGCAAAATCCGTTTTTGATGAAATGTGGCAATCCAGTAGATCAGGAAGCCCAAGTAAATCACCCAAGGACATCGTGGCCAGCCAAGGCTTAACCCAGATTACAGACGAAGGACAGATTGAAGCCTTGGTTCAAAGCGTGTTAGATAAAAATCCAAGTCAGACATCTGAATACAGATCTGGTAAAACAAAACTATTTGGATTTTTTGTGGGTCAAATTATGCGTGAATCTAAGGGACAGGCTAATCCAGATAAGGTGAATGAAATTCTAAAAAGACTTTTGGGTTAG
- the gatA gene encoding Asp-tRNA(Asn)/Glu-tRNA(Gln) amidotransferase subunit GatA produces the protein MSLLSMGLFELSQNLESKKISSKEATEFYLSRIESLDKNINSIVTVNTKALDEAQRIDELRAKGESLSPVAGVPYAAKEMFCTKGLLTTAASKVLSNFVPPYSATVIHKLQNSGMVLLGKCNQDEFAMGSSNETSCFGASKNPWNAEYVPGGSSGGSAASVSARLAPMALGTDTGGSIRQPASFCGIVGVKPTYGRVSRYGIVAFASSLDQAGPMTLKVKDAALSLEHMCGADPFDNTSVNKAVPQWTKNISANVKGKKIGVVKEYINSEVDASVKKAWDLALETLKKNGAEIVEVSIPFSEYAIPIYYLVAASEASSNLSRYDGVRYGYRSDFESRPAKSLEDFYSRNRGEAFGEEVQRRILLGTFALSAGYYDAFYGKACQVRRMLRDQYLEAFKGCDVIVSPVAATPAFKIGERVQDPLKMFLNDYFTTATNLCGLPGMAVPISTDENGLPTGIQITANAFDEQSMFDVALNLEESFEFYKEVPNGF, from the coding sequence ATGTCGCTTTTAAGCATGGGCCTATTTGAATTATCACAAAATCTAGAAAGTAAAAAAATAAGTTCCAAAGAAGCAACTGAATTTTATTTATCAAGAATTGAATCTTTGGACAAAAATATCAACAGTATAGTGACTGTAAATACGAAAGCTCTTGATGAAGCACAAAGAATAGATGAATTAAGGGCAAAAGGTGAAAGTCTTTCGCCTGTGGCTGGTGTACCGTATGCGGCTAAAGAGATGTTTTGCACAAAGGGCTTGCTGACAACAGCGGCATCTAAGGTGTTGTCGAATTTTGTTCCTCCGTATTCTGCGACGGTGATCCATAAACTGCAAAATTCAGGAATGGTGCTTTTAGGTAAGTGCAATCAGGATGAGTTTGCGATGGGATCAAGTAATGAAACCTCTTGCTTTGGGGCAAGTAAAAATCCGTGGAATGCAGAGTATGTGCCAGGAGGTTCAAGTGGAGGTTCTGCTGCGAGCGTGTCCGCGCGTTTGGCTCCTATGGCTTTGGGAACAGATACAGGCGGGTCAATCAGACAGCCTGCCAGTTTTTGCGGGATTGTGGGTGTGAAGCCTACCTATGGTAGAGTCAGCCGTTATGGGATTGTGGCATTTGCATCAAGTTTAGATCAGGCAGGTCCAATGACTTTAAAAGTCAAAGACGCCGCTCTTAGTTTGGAGCATATGTGCGGCGCAGATCCCTTTGATAATACGTCTGTAAATAAAGCAGTACCACAGTGGACTAAGAATATCAGTGCGAATGTGAAAGGTAAAAAAATTGGTGTCGTTAAAGAGTACATCAATTCTGAAGTGGATGCTTCTGTGAAAAAAGCATGGGACTTGGCTTTAGAAACATTGAAAAAAAATGGTGCAGAAATTGTAGAAGTAAGCATTCCTTTTTCAGAATATGCGATCCCGATCTACTATTTAGTTGCGGCCAGCGAAGCTTCAAGCAATTTGTCGAGATACGATGGTGTTCGCTATGGATATCGTTCTGATTTTGAATCTCGTCCAGCAAAAAGTTTAGAAGATTTTTATTCTAGAAATAGAGGCGAGGCCTTTGGTGAAGAGGTGCAGCGTCGGATCTTACTAGGAACATTTGCTTTATCAGCAGGGTATTATGATGCCTTTTACGGTAAGGCTTGCCAGGTCAGACGTATGTTGCGTGATCAGTACCTTGAAGCCTTTAAAGGTTGCGATGTGATTGTATCACCAGTTGCGGCTACGCCTGCCTTTAAGATTGGTGAACGAGTGCAGGATCCATTAAAGATGTTTTTGAATGACTATTTTACGACGGCCACAAATCTTTGTGGTCTACCTGGAATGGCTGTGCCCATATCGACGGATGAAAATGGTTTACCTACAGGTATTCAAATCACAGCAAACGCTTTTGATGAGCAATCCATGTTTGATGTTGCTCTCAACTTAGAAGAGAGTTTTGAATTTTATAAAGAGGTGCCCAATGGCTTTTAA
- the gatC gene encoding Asp-tRNA(Asn)/Glu-tRNA(Gln) amidotransferase subunit GatC produces MKIDINKIASLARLQIADAKKAEIEKQLEGILDYFAQIQSINTDGVEPLVTPHDDRPIFREDQALSDDEFVANTLSQAPEVKGRLVKVPPVVGGE; encoded by the coding sequence ATGAAAATTGATATAAATAAAATAGCGAGTTTAGCAAGACTGCAAATTGCAGATGCAAAGAAGGCTGAGATCGAGAAGCAACTAGAAGGAATACTAGATTACTTTGCTCAAATTCAGTCCATAAATACAGATGGTGTAGAGCCCTTAGTGACCCCCCACGATGATCGGCCCATATTTCGAGAAGACCAAGCCTTATCAGATGATGAGTTTGTGGCAAATACCCTAAGCCAGGCCCCAGAAGTGAAGGGTCGTTTGGTTAAAGTTCCACCAGTTGTGGGAGGAGAGTAA
- the ligA gene encoding NAD-dependent DNA ligase LigA: MNKTSIKEELKELRQKIQHHNYLYHVLDTPEITDFDYDQMFQRLLELESQHPELITNDSPSQRVGGETLSSFTKVSHRLPMLSLQNTYSADELVQFHERLLNFLKGQGHFTYFCEPKFDGLAVELVYEDGVLIKALTRGDGVTGEDILSNIKTISSIPLTLSWNQKLPLPRILEVRGEVLMFKKDFARLNESIQLEGKNTFANPRNASAGSLRQLDPKVAASRPLRFFAYAPGIIDGLKLHSQMEFFQLIRDLKIPNAFDFPLGKDTSNTTDISDFDLYQVCKTPEDVVRYYRQMESLRSQLPFEIDGVVIKVNEFSIQDILGQVARSPRWATAGKFKPEQAETIIERIDVQVGRTGVFTPVAVMKPVRVGGVQITSATLHNQDEIDRKDIRQGDTVIIHRAGDVIPEVVKVVIEKRPIVSQPYKIPTTCPSCGHEGVQNEGEVAIRCINPLCPSVFKESLKHFVSRKAMNIDKLGSKIIDRFVDEKLIQSYSDIYLLKAGDILKLDRFGDKSVENLLQSIETSKNVDFDRFIYSLGIRFVGEQTAKTLAHSFSNLDQLLKAELDTLVSLEDIGPKVAQSIVSQFQDKIFVKEIKKLLSVGITLRYQEKTKTIHPAFENKSFVITGTLAVSRNEAAVFIESLGGKITSTVSKKTSYVVVGENPGSKAEKATELGLAILSWEDVLALAQ; encoded by the coding sequence ATGAATAAAACGTCCATTAAAGAAGAACTCAAAGAACTACGCCAAAAGATTCAACATCATAACTACCTCTACCATGTTCTGGACACCCCAGAAATCACGGACTTTGATTACGATCAAATGTTTCAAAGACTCCTTGAACTGGAGTCCCAACACCCAGAACTCATTACAAACGATTCGCCCAGCCAAAGAGTCGGCGGCGAGACATTAAGTTCTTTTACCAAGGTCTCCCATCGCCTACCCATGCTTTCATTACAAAACACCTATTCTGCCGATGAACTTGTGCAATTTCATGAACGACTCCTTAATTTTTTAAAAGGACAGGGCCATTTCACTTACTTCTGCGAACCCAAATTTGACGGCTTAGCCGTTGAACTTGTCTACGAAGATGGAGTGTTGATTAAAGCCCTCACCCGTGGAGATGGAGTTACAGGCGAAGACATCCTCTCTAATATCAAAACCATTTCCTCGATTCCCTTAACTCTCAGCTGGAATCAAAAATTACCCCTTCCACGCATTTTAGAAGTTCGAGGTGAAGTTTTGATGTTTAAAAAAGACTTTGCCCGCCTTAATGAAAGTATCCAACTTGAAGGTAAAAACACTTTTGCTAACCCTCGTAACGCTTCAGCAGGCAGTTTAAGGCAGCTTGATCCCAAGGTTGCAGCTTCTAGGCCCCTACGTTTTTTCGCTTATGCTCCAGGAATTATTGACGGTTTAAAACTTCATTCACAAATGGAATTCTTTCAACTCATACGGGATTTGAAAATACCTAATGCTTTCGACTTTCCTCTGGGCAAAGACACTTCAAACACTACCGATATATCTGATTTTGACCTCTATCAAGTGTGTAAGACCCCAGAAGACGTTGTTCGATACTATAGACAAATGGAGTCTTTAAGATCTCAACTTCCTTTTGAAATTGATGGCGTTGTGATCAAAGTGAACGAGTTTTCCATTCAAGACATTTTAGGACAGGTGGCTCGAAGCCCACGTTGGGCCACCGCAGGAAAATTTAAACCTGAACAGGCAGAGACCATCATTGAACGCATTGACGTTCAAGTGGGCCGCACAGGAGTATTTACACCTGTTGCTGTCATGAAGCCCGTTCGTGTAGGTGGAGTGCAAATCACAAGCGCTACTCTTCACAACCAAGATGAAATCGACCGTAAAGACATTCGGCAAGGAGACACTGTTATTATTCATCGGGCTGGTGATGTGATCCCTGAAGTGGTGAAAGTAGTCATAGAGAAAAGGCCTATCGTGAGCCAACCCTATAAAATTCCTACCACCTGTCCTTCTTGTGGGCATGAGGGGGTGCAAAACGAAGGTGAAGTGGCCATCCGATGTATCAACCCACTATGTCCCTCTGTCTTTAAAGAAAGTTTAAAACATTTTGTTTCACGTAAAGCCATGAATATCGATAAGTTGGGGTCAAAAATTATTGATCGCTTTGTTGATGAAAAACTAATCCAATCCTATTCCGATATTTATCTTTTAAAAGCTGGGGACATTTTAAAGTTAGATCGCTTTGGCGATAAATCTGTTGAAAATCTTTTGCAATCCATTGAAACGAGTAAGAATGTCGATTTTGATCGCTTCATTTACTCTCTAGGAATCCGTTTTGTCGGAGAGCAAACAGCAAAAACACTGGCTCACTCATTCAGTAACTTGGATCAACTTTTAAAAGCAGAATTGGACACTTTGGTGAGCCTTGAAGATATAGGACCCAAAGTCGCACAATCTATCGTTTCTCAATTTCAGGACAAAATCTTTGTTAAAGAGATTAAAAAATTATTATCCGTCGGGATCACCCTTAGATATCAGGAGAAAACCAAGACCATTCATCCTGCATTTGAAAATAAATCTTTTGTCATTACTGGAACCTTAGCCGTTTCCAGAAATGAAGCCGCAGTCTTTATAGAATCCTTAGGTGGCAAGATCACCTCTACTGTCAGCAAAAAAACGAGTTATGTTGTTGTAGGAGAAAATCCTGGGTCAAAAGCAGAAAAGGCCACTGAATTGGGGCTTGCTATCTTGAGTTGGGAAGATGTACTAGCTTTGGCCCAATAA
- a CDS encoding metallophosphoesterase, whose amino-acid sequence MAEDKNVKNSVNHPLGTDNASCYTVVLSDLHLCEAETPHPKRPFWKKYKTREFFFDDNFKHFLEAIHQQAQGQKIELVLNGDVFDFDSVTSIPENPSFKVTWLEKKRGLNPEEDKAEYKIQKILNDHPVWVEALSHFIKQGHTVVIVVGNHDLELHFKRVQKLILESFELTEEQLEHIRFCEFFYVSHGDTLIEHGNQYDPFCLAYTPVRPFIIRDERIQVRIPFGNLATRYLINGMGYFNPYSESNYIMTAAEYVRFFFKYMMRTQPLIMWTWLWSSITVLWVSLLNRITFSVNDPLTYETEIETIAEKANATPRMVREMLQLAVAPATSSPMLVIKELWLDRAFLFLVSFLFLLQIFFIVDRIFSFSFYWILLVYLLFLPFFVFYSRTITSDVQKVKEPKEKILTLSSLITGVNRVVYGHTHRALHEIIGPVEHLNSGTWSPNFKDVECTVVNSRRNYVLIKRLPNQEKRVASLEVWEG is encoded by the coding sequence ATGGCTGAAGATAAGAATGTGAAAAATTCTGTAAACCACCCTTTGGGAACGGATAATGCGTCCTGCTATACGGTGGTTTTAAGCGACTTACACCTTTGTGAGGCGGAAACCCCTCATCCTAAAAGACCCTTTTGGAAAAAGTATAAAACCAGAGAGTTTTTTTTCGATGACAATTTTAAACATTTTTTAGAGGCCATTCATCAACAAGCTCAAGGCCAGAAAATAGAATTGGTTTTAAATGGTGATGTTTTTGACTTTGATAGTGTGACCTCCATACCAGAGAATCCAAGTTTTAAGGTGACATGGTTAGAGAAAAAGAGGGGTCTGAACCCAGAAGAGGATAAGGCAGAATACAAAATTCAAAAAATATTAAACGACCATCCTGTTTGGGTCGAAGCCTTATCTCATTTTATTAAACAAGGTCATACCGTAGTCATCGTTGTGGGTAACCATGATTTGGAATTGCATTTTAAAAGAGTACAAAAGCTTATTTTAGAATCCTTTGAACTTACAGAAGAGCAGTTAGAACACATCAGATTCTGTGAATTCTTTTATGTTAGCCATGGTGATACACTTATTGAACATGGAAACCAGTATGATCCGTTTTGCTTGGCCTATACACCAGTTAGGCCCTTTATCATTCGCGATGAAAGGATACAGGTGCGTATCCCTTTTGGGAATTTAGCCACAAGATATTTGATCAATGGAATGGGGTACTTCAACCCCTACTCTGAGTCTAATTATATTATGACAGCGGCAGAATATGTCAGGTTCTTTTTTAAATACATGATGCGCACTCAACCTTTGATCATGTGGACATGGTTGTGGAGTTCGATCACTGTTCTCTGGGTTTCGTTATTAAATCGAATCACCTTTTCCGTGAATGATCCTTTGACTTACGAAACAGAGATTGAAACTATAGCCGAAAAGGCCAACGCCACACCACGTATGGTGAGAGAAATGTTGCAGTTGGCTGTTGCGCCTGCAACGAGTTCCCCGATGTTGGTGATCAAAGAATTATGGTTGGACCGTGCGTTCTTATTTTTAGTGAGTTTTTTATTTCTTTTACAGATATTCTTTATTGTAGATAGAATCTTCTCGTTTTCATTTTATTGGATACTTTTAGTTTATCTTTTGTTTTTACCCTTCTTTGTGTTTTACTCGAGAACCATCACCTCAGATGTGCAGAAAGTAAAAGAGCCTAAAGAGAAGATTTTAACGCTTTCAAGTTTAATTACAGGTGTAAACCGTGTGGTTTACGGTCATACGCATAGAGCCTTACATGAAATTATTGGCCCCGTGGAGCATTTGAACTCTGGAACCTGGTCTCCCAACTTTAAGGATGTGGAGTGCACGGTCGTTAATAGTCGTCGTAATTATGTGTTAATTAAACGTCTTCCGAACCAAGAAAAGAGGGTCGCAAGTCTTGAAGTTTGGGAAGGATAG
- a CDS encoding PLP-dependent transferase, translated as MSKDLKNNSQKSSHDVSFETRMIHGESLTQAWDFSKPLIPPVSSSTTFRLGSVERGAAGFQSFASEKFNDDPIWIYDRLDDPNALMLENQLAKAEGAETAVTFGTGMAAIAGSILTLCKQNQEVLCHKTIYGCTFSLLKNWLPKFGIQGKFVDLTQGCEEFITDKTRIIYFETVSNPDLEIIDIESIAAITRKLNINRSDEDKILIVIDNTFPTPCGAQPLRLGADLVIHSLTKNISGFGTEMGGVVIGAKRFETSLKLARKDFGAVLHPHAAWDINVHGLPTLYLRNKQQQQNALQIAQFLEAHPAVKSVKYPGLESFKFFNMAQKVLRNAEGEFNPGYMISFELHDAEKHTTAFVNHVAEHSYSITLAVSLGLTKTLIELPNYMTHAAVDEQHKTDFKFDPFLVRLSVGLENANDIINDLKAALP; from the coding sequence TTGTCAAAAGATCTAAAAAATAACTCTCAAAAATCATCCCATGATGTTTCTTTTGAAACACGTATGATTCATGGTGAATCCTTAACCCAAGCTTGGGATTTTTCAAAACCACTTATCCCACCCGTCTCATCAAGCACAACATTCCGACTGGGTTCTGTGGAGAGAGGAGCTGCAGGATTTCAATCCTTTGCCAGTGAAAAATTCAATGACGATCCCATTTGGATCTACGATCGACTTGATGACCCAAATGCTCTGATGCTTGAAAATCAACTGGCTAAGGCCGAAGGAGCAGAAACCGCTGTGACCTTTGGAACTGGTATGGCCGCCATCGCAGGGAGCATATTAACTCTTTGTAAACAAAACCAAGAAGTGCTTTGTCATAAAACAATTTATGGCTGCACTTTTAGTCTACTCAAGAACTGGCTGCCTAAATTTGGAATCCAAGGCAAGTTTGTGGATCTGACTCAAGGTTGCGAAGAGTTCATTACCGATAAGACTCGTATCATTTATTTCGAAACAGTTTCAAATCCTGATCTAGAAATCATTGATATTGAATCCATTGCGGCGATCACAAGGAAACTTAATATCAATCGTAGTGACGAAGACAAAATTCTTATTGTGATCGACAACACCTTCCCCACTCCATGTGGGGCACAACCTTTAAGGCTTGGTGCTGATCTTGTCATTCACAGTTTAACCAAAAATATCTCTGGTTTCGGAACAGAAATGGGAGGTGTCGTTATTGGTGCCAAGAGATTTGAAACCTCTTTGAAGTTGGCCAGAAAGGACTTTGGTGCTGTTTTACATCCCCACGCTGCATGGGATATTAACGTACATGGGCTTCCTACTTTGTATTTGCGTAACAAACAACAACAACAAAATGCGCTACAAATCGCACAGTTTTTAGAAGCTCATCCCGCTGTAAAGTCAGTAAAATATCCTGGCCTTGAAAGCTTTAAGTTTTTCAATATGGCTCAAAAAGTTCTACGTAATGCAGAGGGTGAATTTAACCCTGGTTATATGATCTCTTTTGAACTTCACGATGCCGAGAAACACACTACAGCTTTCGTAAACCATGTGGCTGAACACTCCTATTCTATTACTTTGGCTGTGAGTTTAGGGCTGACAAAAACTCTAATTGAACTGCCTAACTACATGACTCACGCCGCAGTGGATGAACAACATAAGACTGACTTTAAGTTTGATCCCTTTTTAGTCAGACTGAGTGTGGGCTTAGAAAATGCCAATGACATTATCAATGATTTAAAAGCAGCTTTGCCATGA
- a CDS encoding 1-acyl-sn-glycerol-3-phosphate acyltransferase: MSALRVFIKTPLLVFIISIFFILGLLNKGLFFFSKKIRQSIAQRNTQWACKSCLKVFNIKVQYKLSQIPNGALLVSNHISYTDILIIASKIPTLFVTSLELKRTPFLGQITWLGECLYVNRLSHKDLSHEIHDLKKTLQNGHNVLVFPEATTSDGLTIKPYKSSLLKVTDHLSAPIFNYCTKYTHTNQVPLSANNKTSLSWTNQQSFLGHALKLMSYKSIRVDFLEVNHFMSSDFKDRKELAQNLYQNTTEIYNSY; this comes from the coding sequence ATGAGTGCCCTTCGAGTTTTTATAAAGACTCCCTTATTAGTATTTATTATTTCTATTTTCTTTATATTGGGGCTTTTAAATAAAGGCCTTTTCTTTTTCTCTAAAAAAATTCGTCAATCCATTGCCCAAAGAAACACCCAGTGGGCATGCAAGAGCTGTTTAAAAGTTTTTAACATCAAGGTTCAGTATAAACTTTCGCAAATACCTAATGGAGCGTTACTGGTCTCTAACCATATCTCTTATACTGATATCCTCATCATTGCTTCAAAAATTCCCACACTGTTTGTCACCTCTCTTGAACTTAAACGAACTCCCTTCCTAGGTCAGATCACATGGCTAGGAGAATGTCTTTATGTTAATAGACTTTCGCATAAAGATTTAAGTCATGAAATCCACGACCTCAAAAAGACCCTGCAAAATGGTCATAATGTTTTGGTGTTTCCCGAAGCAACCACTTCTGATGGGCTCACCATTAAACCTTACAAATCATCTCTACTTAAAGTCACTGATCATCTTTCTGCCCCTATCTTTAATTACTGTACTAAGTATACGCACACAAATCAGGTCCCACTAAGTGCAAATAATAAAACGTCCTTGTCTTGGACCAACCAACAAAGTTTTTTGGGTCACGCTCTTAAGCTTATGTCCTACAAGTCCATCCGTGTGGATTTCTTAGAAGTAAACCACTTTATGTCTTCTGATTTTAAAGACCGTAAAGAGCTAGCCCAAAACCTGTATCAAAATACGACAGAGATTTATAACAGTTACTAA
- the tatC gene encoding twin-arginine translocase subunit TatC: protein MSEENFKETAFVEHLKELRKRIVYIMFYLVVGAVIAWIWKEDLFNIVRAPISPYLNKTGGGLSYTSPMESFLGYIKVALLAGTLLSAPLWIHQIWLFIAPALYSKEKKYALGFILSGSLLFILGAVFAYNVVFPFAFKFLLGFGDGTDQAIITIEEYLAFFTRTILIFGLAFEMPLIISVLGMMGVVNDKFLMNKRRYAFLILAIMSAVFTPPDPLSMILMLVPLYGLYELSIVSVKILQPKESL from the coding sequence ATGAGTGAGGAAAATTTCAAAGAGACCGCCTTTGTGGAGCACCTCAAAGAGCTAAGAAAAAGAATCGTCTATATCATGTTCTACTTAGTCGTCGGTGCTGTCATCGCGTGGATATGGAAAGAAGACTTATTTAATATTGTAAGAGCCCCGATTTCTCCTTATCTAAATAAAACAGGTGGGGGTTTAAGTTACACCAGTCCTATGGAAAGTTTTTTGGGTTATATCAAGGTGGCTCTTTTGGCGGGGACACTGCTGAGCGCACCTCTTTGGATTCATCAGATTTGGTTATTTATTGCTCCAGCGTTGTATTCTAAAGAAAAAAAATATGCTTTAGGTTTTATTCTATCAGGTTCTTTGCTGTTCATTTTAGGTGCCGTATTTGCGTATAACGTTGTGTTTCCCTTTGCCTTTAAATTTCTATTAGGTTTTGGTGATGGAACAGATCAGGCCATTATCACGATTGAAGAGTACTTGGCTTTTTTTACACGAACCATTTTAATTTTTGGTTTAGCCTTTGAGATGCCTCTTATAATAAGTGTCTTAGGTATGATGGGTGTGGTGAATGATAAGTTTTTAATGAATAAAAGAAGATATGCTTTTTTAATTCTGGCGATCATGTCGGCTGTCTTCACGCCCCCTGATCCGCTATCAATGATCTTGATGCTTGTCCCTCTGTATGGACTGTATGAATTGTCTATTGTGAGCGTTAAAATACTACAGCCTAAAGAATCTCTTTAG
- the tatB gene encoding Sec-independent protein translocase protein TatB: MFGLGFGELVLLAVIALLVFGPDQLPIVARNVARFLNELKRTTEEFKKELKVDEELSSTFNEIKQLRAKNLLEGPLNKKNPETTSQVTSSSSLPAQEQSVESRAKQELGTDSAEEESSASGKQEEDKGAGENE; encoded by the coding sequence ATGTTTGGGCTTGGGTTTGGCGAATTAGTACTCTTGGCGGTGATAGCTCTTCTGGTTTTCGGACCAGATCAACTGCCTATAGTTGCCCGTAATGTTGCCCGTTTTTTAAATGAATTAAAACGAACGACTGAAGAATTTAAAAAAGAACTTAAGGTTGATGAAGAACTTTCCTCAACTTTTAACGAGATCAAACAACTGAGGGCTAAAAACTTACTTGAAGGCCCTCTAAATAAAAAAAATCCAGAAACCACATCCCAAGTGACATCCTCCTCTTCGTTACCTGCCCAAGAGCAATCCGTTGAATCAAGGGCAAAACAAGAATTAGGGACAGACTCTGCAGAAGAAGAAAGTTCTGCCTCGGGAAAGCAAGAAGAAGACAAAGGCGCGGGTGAGAATGAGTGA